In Phlebotomus papatasi isolate M1 chromosome 1, Ppap_2.1, whole genome shotgun sequence, the following proteins share a genomic window:
- the LOC129810184 gene encoding zwei Ig domain protein zig-8-like isoform X1, whose protein sequence is MASYRNCILLILWMTSLLITHSSVMGAQRESSKVKENSSSSGGAKNNIDVDEQKSGPYVDKAASKNVTALLGKTAYLNCRVKNLGNKTMILQVSWIRHRDIHLLTVGRYTYTSDQRFKAIHHAHSEDWMLQIKYPQHRDSGIYECQVSTTPHISHYIHLNVIEPSTEIIGAPDLYIESGSTINISCLVLNSPETPAYIFWNHNNAIISYDSPRGGVSVITEKGETTTSFLLIKNARPSDSGQYQCNPSNAKSKSVTVHVLNGVSHSVSRGIPSSNSARGSSSSSDVSMSLSHNLHICSLVFFTLLPLTLSRRNRTDVVLLPLTSCEYILTSFLIILMHFYSLLRNLVLKALLHRGCTAHIKTHTPLSKRWRNQIHLNKENLFSSVVYLPFLWRQESAVR, encoded by the exons TCATGGGCGCTCAACGAGAGTCTTCGAAAGTCAAGGAAAATTCATCATCAAGTGGTGGTGCAAAAAACAATATCGATGTAGACGAACAGAAATCAGGACCTTATGTCGACAAGGCGGCATCCAAAAATGTTACAGCACTTTTAGGGAAAACAGCTTATTTAAATTGCAGGGTCAAAAATTTAGGCAATAAGACG ATGATTCTACAAGTATCATGGATTCGACATCGTGACATACACTTATTGACAGTTGGGAG aTACACGTATACGTCTGATCAGAGGTTCAAGGCTATTCATCATGCTCACTCTGAGGACTGGATGCTGCAGATCAAGTATCCCCAGCACAGGGACTCTGGCATTTATGAGTGCCAAGTGTCGACAACACCACATATAAGTCATTACATTCATCTAAACGTTATTG AACCATCAACAGAAATAATTGGGGCACCGGATTTGTACATTGAAAGCGGTTCCACAATAAACATTTCATGCCTTGTGCTGAATTCACCTGAAACACCTGCATACATATTCTGGAATCACAATAATGCg ATAATTAGTTACGATTCACCAAGAGGAGGCGTTTCTGTAATAACAGAAAAAGGCGAGACTACAACATCATTTCTGTTAATCAAAAATGCTCGGCCATCGGATTCCGGTCAATATCAGTGCAATCCGTCCAATGCCAAAAGCAAGAGTGTTACTGTTCACGTTTTAAATG GTGTTTCCCATTCTGTTTCCAGGGGAATTCCCAGCAGCAATTCAGCGCGGGGGTCTAGCTCATCATCTGATGTCTCCATGTCACTATCTCATAATTTACACATCTGTAGTCTTGTTTTCTTTACTCTTCTGCCGCTTACCTTATCGAGACGGAATAGGACAGACGTAGTTCTGCTCCCTCTTACCTCATGTGAATACATACTAACTTCCTTTCTTATTATTCTAATGCACTTCTATTCCCTTTTGCGGAATCTGGTGCTGAAAGCATTACTTCATAGGGGCTGTACAGCCCATATTAAGACTCACACTCCATTGAGCAAACGATGGAGAAATCAGATACATTTGAATAAGGAAAATCTCTTCAGTAGTGTTGTATATCTTCCTTTTCTGTGGCGTCAAGAATCTGCAGTGAGATGA
- the LOC129810184 gene encoding zwei Ig domain protein zig-8-like isoform X2 encodes MASYRNCILLILWMTSLLITHSSVMGAQRESSKVKENSSSSGGAKNNIDVDEQKSGPYVDKAASKNVTALLGKTAYLNCRVKNLGNKTMILQVSWIRHRDIHLLTVGRYTYTSDQRFKAIHHAHSEDWMLQIKYPQHRDSGIYECQVSTTPHISHYIHLNVIEPSTEIIGAPDLYIESGSTINISCLVLNSPETPAYIFWNHNNAIISYDSPRGGVSVITEKGETTTSFLLIKNARPSDSGQYQCNPSNAKSKSVTVHVLNGEFPAAIQRGGLAHHLMSPCHYLIIYTSVVLFSLLFCRLPYRDGIGQT; translated from the exons TCATGGGCGCTCAACGAGAGTCTTCGAAAGTCAAGGAAAATTCATCATCAAGTGGTGGTGCAAAAAACAATATCGATGTAGACGAACAGAAATCAGGACCTTATGTCGACAAGGCGGCATCCAAAAATGTTACAGCACTTTTAGGGAAAACAGCTTATTTAAATTGCAGGGTCAAAAATTTAGGCAATAAGACG ATGATTCTACAAGTATCATGGATTCGACATCGTGACATACACTTATTGACAGTTGGGAG aTACACGTATACGTCTGATCAGAGGTTCAAGGCTATTCATCATGCTCACTCTGAGGACTGGATGCTGCAGATCAAGTATCCCCAGCACAGGGACTCTGGCATTTATGAGTGCCAAGTGTCGACAACACCACATATAAGTCATTACATTCATCTAAACGTTATTG AACCATCAACAGAAATAATTGGGGCACCGGATTTGTACATTGAAAGCGGTTCCACAATAAACATTTCATGCCTTGTGCTGAATTCACCTGAAACACCTGCATACATATTCTGGAATCACAATAATGCg ATAATTAGTTACGATTCACCAAGAGGAGGCGTTTCTGTAATAACAGAAAAAGGCGAGACTACAACATCATTTCTGTTAATCAAAAATGCTCGGCCATCGGATTCCGGTCAATATCAGTGCAATCCGTCCAATGCCAAAAGCAAGAGTGTTACTGTTCACGTTTTAAATG GGGAATTCCCAGCAGCAATTCAGCGCGGGGGTCTAGCTCATCATCTGATGTCTCCATGTCACTATCTCATAATTTACACATCTGTAGTCTTGTTTTCTTTACTCTTCTGCCGCTTACCTTATCGAGACGGAATAGGACAGACGTAG